One window from the genome of Alnus glutinosa chromosome 13, dhAlnGlut1.1, whole genome shotgun sequence encodes:
- the LOC133854065 gene encoding putative transferase At4g12130, mitochondrial, whose product MHRFKSSLGIPKPTAYNFISSRFSHLETAGPVASLLKSRSVVRFRGPDTVKFLQGLLTNDVRRFGKPMGERTSTLPTPNLPTLSVPPMYAALLTPQGRFLYDLFLYRPPRPEAKLDRTGSGPGPDSDESLELFADVDATVLDELLETFKKYRLRSKVEIENVAKDFSCWQRYGQNLSEKSSSSEEPEASSVGWGAGVDRSAMSASRGVNLGWQWFKDPRLDSLGFRGIFPSDTTPPLVEADKETDEQNYLLWRLQKGVAEGSTEIPKGEAIPLEYNLVGLNAISFDKGCYVGQEFVARTHHRGVIRKRLLPLRFLNDRGEEMEQNVAPGSVVMGRVSHKKVGSVTTALGCRGLGLLRLEDALKGSGTLSIQGQENVKVEAIRPDWWPAEWFLEHQQQHTAVA is encoded by the exons ATGCACCGGTTCAAATCCTCCCTTGGGATCCCCAAACCCACTGCGTACAACTTCATATCAAGCCGGTTTTCTCACCTCGAAACCGCTGGGCCCGTGGCCTCACTCCTCAAGTCCCGGTCCGTGGTCCGGTTCCGAGGCCCGGACACGGTGAAGTTCCTCCAGGGCCTGCTGACCAACGATGTACGGAGGTTCGGTAAACCAATGGGTGAGAGAACCTCGACCTTGCCCACACCCAATTTGCCCACCTTGTCCGTTCCTCCTATGTACGCCGCGCTCTTGACCCCACAGGGAAGGTTCCTGTACGACCTGTTCTTGTACAGGCCGCCGAGGCCCGAGGCCAAGCTCGATAGGACGGGGTCAGGGCCCGGGCCCGACTCGGACGAGTCGTTGGAGCTCTTTGCGGATGTGGATGCTACTGTATTGGATGAGCTCTTGGAGACCTTCAAGAA ATACAGGTTGAGGTCTAAGGTTGAGATTGAGAATGTGGCAAAAGATTTCTCTTGCTGGCAGCGCTATGGTCAGAACCTCTCTGAAAAGTCCTCGTCTTCGGAAGAACCAGAGGCTTCCAGTGTTGGCTGGGGTGCTGGTGTTGATCGCTCTGCCATGTCAGCTTCACGTGGAGTTAATCTTGGATGGCAATGGTTCAAGGATCCCAGATTAGATTCTCTAGGTTTCAGAGGGATCTTCCCATCAGATACAACAC CACCTTTGGTTGAGGCTGACAAAGAAACAGATGAACAAAATTACTTGCTCTGGAGGTTACAAAAGGGTGTTGCAGAAGGGTCGACTGAGATTCCAAAAG GTGAGGCGATTCCGCTTGAATACAATCTTGTGGGTCTGAATGCAATAAGCTTTGACAAAGGGTGCTATGTTGGCCAAGAGTTTGTAGCTCGTACGCATCACCGGGGTGTGATCCGAAAGCGTTTGCTTCCTTTAAGGTTCCTCAATGATAGAGGAGAAG AAATGGAGCAAAATGTGGCTCCTGGCTCAGTGGTGATGGGCAGAGTCTCCCACAAGAAGGTTGGTAGCGTGACGACTGCACTTGGGTGTCGAGGGCTTGGTCTTCTGCGGTTGGAGGATGCCTTGAAAGGATCAGGTACATTGAGCATACAAGGACAGGAAAATGTGAAGGTGGAGGCTATTAGACCAGATTGGTGGCCTGCCGAATGGTTTCTGGAGCATCAACAGCAGCATACTGCAGTTGCTTAG
- the LOC133854064 gene encoding LRR receptor-like serine/threonine-protein kinase RGI5 — protein sequence MGLPQFLTCLLLLLTFYSPRPVHGNAELRALLELKSSLDPENNLLMSWTAEGDPCGGSFEGVACNERRKVANISLQGKGLSGKVSGAVAELKCLSGLYLHYNNLSGEIPKEISNLTELTDLYLNVNSLSGSIPPEIGSMDSLQVLQLCCNQLTGNVPTQMGSLKRLTVLALQYNRLLGEIPASLGNLRMLRRLDLSFNGFSGGIPAKLAAIPQMEVLDVQNNSLSGVVPSAFRRLNGRFQCGNNPRLCGVGISAVRVCSEFDNDKVNVDPLEPVAPHTNNTAPIANPESANFHANCNQTHCSKSTRFREAAVVAGVITVTVILTGTIFVAIIWYRRRKQKIGTTSDSTDSQLSTDQAKEFYTRNASPLVSLEYSNGWDPFADRQNGIGSAQDYLNYFRFNMEEVESATQHFSEVNLLGKSNFSAVYKGVLRDGSLVAVRSINVTSCKSEEAEFVKGLNLLASLRHENLVRLRGFCCSTGRGECFLVYDFAPNGNLSRYLDLEDGSNQVLDWSKRVSVITGIAKGIGYLHSSKENKAAIIHQNISVEKILIDQHFNPLISDAGLPKLLADDIVFSALKMSAAMGYLAPEYITTGRFTEKSDIYAFGVIILLVLSGKRKLTHSMQFGAESCRFQDFIDTNLKGEFSESEAAKLTEIALMCTHELPSHRPNIEAIIKELSSSSDTS from the exons ATGGGTTTGCCTCAGTTTCTCACTTGTCTGCTTCTTTTGCTCACATTTTACAGTCCACGACCTGTTCATGGAAATGCGGAGCTGAGAGCTCTCCTGGAGTTGAAGTCCTCGCTGGACCCTGAGAACAATTTGTTGATGTCGTGGACCGCTGAGGGTGATCCATGTGGTGGTTCATTTGAGGGCGTGGCATGCAACGAGCGCCGGAAAGTGGCCAACATTTCCTTGCAGGGAAAGGGTCTCTCAGGGAAGGTCTCAGGAGCAGTGGCTGAGCTGAAATGCTTGTCGGGGTTGTACTTGCACTACAACAACTTGTCCGGAGAGATACCCAAAGAGATTTCCAATCTGACTGAGCTGACTGATCTTTATCTTAATGTGAATAGTCTATCTGGTAGTATACCTCCTGAGATAGGGAGCATGGACAGTCTTCAAG ttTTACAGCTATGTTGTAACCAGCTGACGGGAAATGTTCCTACACAGATGGGTTCCTTGAAGAGGCTAACTGTTCTTGCTTTGCAATATAACAGACTACTGGGTGAAATTCCTGCAAGTTTAGGGAACTTGAGGATGCTAAGAAGGCTTGACTTGAGCTTTAATGGCTTCTCTGGTGGAATTCCTGCAAAACTGGCTGCTATTCCACAGATGGAAGTTCTAGATGTGCAAAACAACTCTCTCTCTGGGGTTGTCCCTTCTG CTTTCAGGAGATTGAATGGAAGGTTCCAGTGTGGGAACAATCCACGTTTATGTGGAGTTGGGATTTCTGCAGTGAGGGTATGCAGTGAATTTGATAATGATAAAGTGAATGTTGATCCACTTGAACCTGTTGCACCACACACAAATAATACTGCTCCAATAGCCAACCCTGAGTCTGCAAATTTCCATGCTAATTGCAACCAAACCCATTGCTCAAAGTCAACAAGATTCCGAGAAGCTGCAGTTGTTGCAGGGGTTATTACAGTCACAGTCATACTGACAGGGACAATATTTGTGGCAATTATTTGGTACCGCCGGCGGAAACAAAAGATTGGGACTACATCTGATTCTACTGATAGTCAGCTTAGCACTGACCAGGCTAAGGAGTTCTACACGAGAAATGCCTCTCCACTTGTAAGTCTTGAGTACTCGAATGGATGGGACCCTTTTGCTGATCGTCAAAACGGCATTGGATCTGCTCAGGATTATCTAAATTACTTTAGATTCAACATGGAAGAGGTTGAGTCTGCAACTCAGCACTTTTCTGAGGTGAATTTATTGGGAAAGAGCAATTTCTCGGCTGTGTACAAAGGAGTTCTAAGAGATGGTTCTCTTGTAGCTGTTAGGAGCATTAATGTTACCAGCTGTAAGTCTGAGGAAGCTGAGTTTGTGAAGGGGTTGAACTTATTAGCCTCGCTGAGACATGAAAACCTCGTTAGGCTGAGAGGTTTCTGTTGCTCAACGGGCAGGGGTGAATGTTTTCTCGTATATGATTTTGCTCCAAATGGGAACCTGTCTCGCTATCTTGATTTAGAAGATGGAAGCAACCAAGTTCTTGACTGGTCCAAGAGGGTTTCTGTCATCACTGGCATTGCAAAAG GTATTGGGTATTTACATAGCAGCAAAGAAAACAAGGCTGCCATAATTCACCAAAACATATCGGTTGAGAAGATTCTCATTGACCAGCATTTCAATCCATTGATTTCGGATGCCGGCCTTCCTAAGCTTCTTGCTGATGACATTGTCTTCTCAGCTCTTAAAATGAGTGCTGCCATGGGATATCTAGCTCCTGAGTACATTACCACTGGTCGTTTCACTGAGAAGAGTGACATATATGCATTTGGAGTAATTATCCTCCTAGTTCTTTCTGGGAAGCGGAAACTCACCCACTCAATGCAATTCGGAGCTGAATCTTGTAGATTTCAAGATTTCATCGACACAAACCTGAAGGGGGAATTCTCTGAATCCGAGGCAGCTAAGCTGACAGAAATTGCACTGATGTGCACCCACGAGCTTCCCAGCCACAGGCCGAACATTGAGGCCATAATTAAGGAACTAAGCAGTTCTAGTGACACTTCTTGA